One genomic window of Desulfuromonas sp. AOP6 includes the following:
- a CDS encoding alpha/beta fold hydrolase codes for MTLFWFVFSIYVGAIALIVLLSYAIALYEAASTDPLLVENRFAPGQIWLALKLMVTETVFLAITVTLHPLGWIPIKEQTRPGNHDTPIILLHGLFHNKACWFWMKFRLRRQGFANLITINLPPWKNVESLTERVVTKVDELRVKEGFERVHLVGHSMGGIIARNYVQIRGGATKVDRCILLGAPNLGSKLAPFALSQLGRLLMPGSDFLKRLAQTPLPADVSMISIFTRHDNMVLPPVNARLEGATNEEILGMGHTSLLYHPRAINTVVDALTRKKMA; via the coding sequence ATGACCTTGTTCTGGTTCGTTTTTTCGATTTATGTTGGCGCCATCGCCCTGATCGTGCTCCTGAGTTATGCCATTGCCCTTTATGAGGCCGCCAGCACCGATCCTCTACTGGTGGAAAACCGTTTTGCGCCCGGCCAGATCTGGCTGGCCCTAAAACTCATGGTGACAGAAACGGTTTTTCTGGCGATTACGGTCACCCTTCACCCTCTCGGCTGGATTCCCATCAAAGAACAGACCCGCCCCGGAAACCACGACACTCCGATCATCCTGCTTCACGGTCTCTTTCACAACAAGGCCTGCTGGTTCTGGATGAAATTTCGCCTGCGGCGCCAAGGGTTTGCCAACCTGATCACCATCAATCTGCCGCCTTGGAAAAATGTGGAGAGTCTGACCGAGCGCGTCGTCACCAAGGTGGATGAACTGCGCGTGAAGGAAGGTTTTGAACGCGTCCATCTTGTCGGACACTCCATGGGAGGCATCATCGCCCGCAACTATGTGCAGATCCGGGGTGGAGCCACCAAAGTGGACCGTTGTATACTTCTGGGAGCCCCCAATCTCGGTTCCAAACTGGCCCCCTTCGCCCTTTCGCAACTGGGGCGCCTGTTGATGCCCGGCTCGGACTTTCTCAAGCGCCTGGCTCAGACCCCACTCCCCGCAGATGTTTCCATGATCTCGATTTTCACCCGACATGACAACATGGTGCTGCCGCCGGTCAACGCCCGCCTTGAAGGGGCCACCAATGAAGAAATCCTGGGTATGGGCCACACTTCGCTTCTCTACCACCCCCGCGCCATCAACACTGTTGTGGATGCACTCACCAGGAAAAAGATGGCCTGA
- a CDS encoding acyl-ACP thioesterase domain-containing protein: protein MNTFTKEFQVRSYEVDPTGRMRAQTLLNYLQDTAGDHASALGLSVTSLFRLGLTWVLSRYHVSIVDYPPVGEKVQVETWPSGRHGRFALRDFQVTDSKGQMVALATSSWMVVSLKTGRTVRLEEAIPGYPVLERRAVDDEFLSLPRLERAAKEVPFRVRMADLDINRHVNNVIYVAWALESVPEDIILHYRPSRLEVAFRSSATYGDRILSRVGATETEEGPEFIHQLTLAEDGRELTRLCTQWRQFA, encoded by the coding sequence ATGAATACTTTTACCAAAGAATTCCAGGTTCGGTCCTACGAGGTCGACCCGACTGGGCGCATGCGCGCCCAAACCCTTCTCAACTATCTGCAGGATACGGCCGGTGATCACGCCAGTGCGCTGGGGCTGTCCGTCACCAGCCTGTTTCGTCTGGGGTTGACCTGGGTTCTCTCCCGCTATCATGTCAGTATTGTTGATTATCCGCCCGTGGGAGAAAAAGTCCAGGTCGAAACCTGGCCGTCGGGACGACATGGCCGCTTTGCCCTTAGAGATTTTCAGGTGACCGATTCGAAAGGACAGATGGTGGCGCTGGCCACAAGTTCATGGATGGTCGTCAGTCTCAAAACGGGCAGGACGGTTCGTCTGGAAGAGGCCATCCCCGGCTACCCTGTTCTTGAACGACGCGCCGTCGACGATGAGTTTCTCTCGCTGCCTCGGCTCGAGCGGGCCGCAAAGGAAGTCCCCTTTCGGGTTCGTATGGCCGACCTGGACATCAACCGTCACGTCAACAACGTCATTTATGTCGCCTGGGCCCTGGAATCCGTGCCCGAAGACATCATTCTGCATTATCGGCCATCCCGCCTGGAGGTCGCCTTCAGGTCGTCAGCCACCTATGGTGATCGCATTCTTTCCCGTGTCGGGGCCACGGAAACCGAAGAGGGGCCCGAATTCATCCATCAACTTACCCTGGCCGAAGATGGCCGTGAGTTGACCCGGTTGTGCACCCAGTGGCGACAGTTCGCCTGA
- the xerA gene encoding site-specific tyrosine recombinase/integron integrase, giving the protein MDDLIAHFSRHLSVERNVSPHTQRAYLQDVSDFFTFMAGQAEDSGQADQEVAGVSKIVLRRYLALLHKTHRKSSVARKLAALRTFFRFLQREGVVSVNPGEMVATPRLEKYLPRTLSADEAYALMEHGGGASLRDRAILETLYSCGLRVGELESLNVGSVDLVEGLVRVVGKGRKERLVPIGSKAREALQGYLESRVEVKDQDPLFLNRFGKRLTSRSIERNLKKHLLQAGILRDATPHALRHSFATHLLDSGADLRAIQELLGHASLSTTQKYTQVSVDHLMSVYDKAHPRSRKK; this is encoded by the coding sequence GTGGATGATCTGATCGCACATTTTTCCCGGCATCTTTCCGTGGAGCGGAATGTGTCGCCTCACACCCAGCGGGCCTACCTTCAGGACGTAAGCGACTTTTTTACCTTTATGGCCGGCCAGGCGGAAGATAGCGGGCAAGCTGACCAGGAGGTCGCCGGGGTGAGTAAGATCGTTCTCCGCCGCTATCTGGCGCTTCTGCACAAAACCCATCGCAAAAGTTCTGTCGCCCGTAAGTTGGCGGCCCTGAGAACTTTTTTTCGCTTTCTGCAGCGAGAAGGGGTTGTCTCGGTCAATCCTGGTGAAATGGTGGCGACGCCGCGCCTTGAGAAGTATCTACCCAGGACCTTATCTGCTGACGAGGCCTATGCCCTCATGGAGCACGGAGGTGGGGCCTCCTTGCGTGACCGGGCAATCCTGGAAACCCTCTATTCCTGTGGCTTGCGTGTGGGGGAGTTGGAGTCCCTGAACGTGGGGAGTGTTGACCTGGTTGAAGGTCTAGTACGCGTTGTCGGCAAGGGCAGAAAGGAACGGCTTGTCCCCATTGGCAGCAAAGCACGGGAAGCACTTCAGGGCTATCTGGAGAGCAGGGTAGAAGTCAAGGATCAGGATCCCCTCTTTCTCAACCGTTTTGGCAAGCGACTTACCTCCCGCAGTATCGAGCGAAACCTTAAAAAACACCTTCTGCAGGCCGGTATCCTTCGGGACGCCACTCCTCACGCCCTGCGCCACTCTTTCGCCACCCACCTGCTCGATAGTGGCGCTGATCTGCGGGCTATTCAGGAACTTCTCGGTCATGCCTCCCTGTCCACTACGCAGAAGTACACCCAGGTCAGCGTGGACCATCTCATGTCCGTTTACGACAAGGCCCATCCCCGCAGCCGAAAAAAATAG
- a CDS encoding rhomboid family intramembrane serine protease, translating into MDWKQFFDRLGMNGTRWQWRIMRWERQIKGVAQGQIPASEFVSLTKVLIATNLILFSLMAVHGTLLGQGMRSILSPSTQLLVHWGGQFWPLVLNEGQWWRCLTYAFTHGGLIHLAFNMVVLYQIGGLIEAEIGLGRTLTLYTLTALTATLAGYYWHPMVPVVGASGSLFGLIGFAVVYYHRMGGPQGIHIRNFMFRWAVFAFIFGLVVGADNAGHLGGAAGGALIGLFLPAGIRARKTLAPLFNVLALASAAAIVVSLALLAVSIISN; encoded by the coding sequence TTGGACTGGAAACAATTTTTTGACCGCCTGGGAATGAACGGAACACGCTGGCAGTGGCGGATCATGCGCTGGGAGCGCCAGATAAAAGGGGTCGCCCAAGGCCAGATACCCGCCTCTGAATTCGTTTCTCTGACCAAGGTGTTGATTGCCACCAACCTTATCCTGTTCAGCCTCATGGCGGTGCATGGCACTCTGCTTGGCCAGGGGATGCGCTCCATCCTTTCACCCTCCACGCAACTGCTGGTGCACTGGGGAGGCCAGTTCTGGCCGCTGGTACTTAACGAAGGGCAATGGTGGCGCTGCCTGACCTACGCCTTTACCCACGGCGGTCTCATCCACCTGGCTTTCAACATGGTCGTTCTCTACCAGATCGGCGGCCTGATCGAAGCTGAAATCGGCCTGGGGCGCACTCTGACGCTCTACACCCTCACCGCCCTGACTGCGACCCTGGCCGGCTATTACTGGCACCCCATGGTACCGGTGGTCGGCGCCTCCGGTTCCCTCTTCGGGCTTATCGGTTTTGCCGTGGTCTACTATCACCGCATGGGCGGTCCGCAGGGTATCCACATACGCAATTTCATGTTTCGCTGGGCCGTTTTCGCCTTCATCTTTGGCCTTGTGGTTGGCGCGGACAACGCCGGACATCTGGGTGGCGCCGCCGGCGGCGCCCTTATCGGCCTCTTTCTGCCGGCGGGGATAAGAGCCCGAAAGACCCTGGCTCCCCTTTTCAATGTCCTGGCCTTGGCCAGCGCCGCTGCCATCGTCGTCAGCCTGGCCCTGCTGGCTGTTTCCATCATCAGCAACTAA
- the crcB gene encoding fluoride efflux transporter CrcB codes for MQVLYIGILGGLGCLARYFVSGLTYQLFGRGLPYGTLAVNVIGSFLLGLIMEGSLRSTLLSPELRMGIAVGFMGGFTTFSTFSYETLRLLEEGSFLQAGANILLNVVVCLVFAAFGFFLARQL; via the coding sequence ATGCAGGTTCTTTATATTGGTATTTTAGGGGGGCTGGGGTGTCTGGCCCGCTATTTCGTTTCCGGCCTGACCTATCAGCTTTTTGGGCGAGGACTTCCCTACGGGACCCTGGCTGTTAATGTGATCGGCTCCTTCCTGCTGGGATTGATCATGGAAGGGAGTCTGCGCAGTACCCTGTTGTCGCCCGAACTGCGGATGGGCATTGCCGTGGGGTTTATGGGGGGCTTTACCACTTTCTCCACCTTTTCCTATGAAACTCTCCGTCTTCTTGAAGAGGGGAGCTTCCTGCAGGCTGGCGCCAATATTCTGCTTAATGTAGTCGTCTGTCTCGTCTTTGCCGCTTTCGGCTTTTTTCTGGCTCGTCAGTTATAG
- a CDS encoding ChbG/HpnK family deacetylase, translating to MIRLIINADDLGSGPGRDKGILSAFRAGLISSASILANGPTFHKAAQLAVRHGLPVGVHLNLSEGRPLSGVLPGLTDDQGFFPGKYRLRTLLDRPLRNALDVFEELSAQIDRVLEAGLEPDHLDTHQHFFLFPELTDMIITLAQKHSIPALRLPLPSEKTESPLTPLLAREIAFYGRLAPLAAAKIKNSGLFVPDGLLGMSLLNDLTKESLCHILQHVPEGTWELMVHPGYPDTEGSFSGPQRLKELKALASSAVQTLLTTRHIQTTTFGALACES from the coding sequence ATGATTCGGCTGATTATCAATGCAGATGACCTTGGCAGTGGACCTGGCAGAGACAAAGGAATTCTGTCGGCCTTTCGAGCCGGCCTGATCTCCAGTGCCTCCATCCTGGCCAATGGTCCTACTTTTCACAAGGCTGCACAGCTGGCTGTTCGTCACGGCTTGCCAGTAGGCGTTCACCTCAATCTTTCCGAAGGCCGTCCTCTTTCAGGTGTTTTGCCCGGGCTCACAGACGATCAAGGCTTTTTCCCAGGCAAATACCGGCTCAGAACCTTGCTGGACAGACCGCTGCGAAATGCACTTGATGTTTTTGAAGAACTATCCGCCCAGATTGACAGGGTGCTCGAAGCAGGACTCGAGCCAGACCATCTGGATACGCACCAGCACTTCTTTCTCTTTCCCGAGCTGACGGATATGATCATCACCCTCGCCCAGAAGCATAGCATACCGGCCCTTCGCCTGCCTCTGCCGTCGGAAAAGACCGAAAGCCCTCTAACTCCCCTGCTCGCACGAGAAATAGCCTTTTATGGACGACTGGCGCCCCTCGCAGCTGCTAAAATCAAAAACAGCGGCCTTTTTGTTCCAGATGGCCTTTTGGGTATGAGTCTACTGAATGATCTCACGAAAGAATCTCTCTGCCATATCCTCCAGCACGTCCCGGAGGGGACATGGGAGCTTATGGTTCATCCGGGCTATCCCGATACCGAAGGGTCTTTTTCAGGGCCTCAACGCCTCAAAGAGCTCAAAGCGCTGGCCTCCTCCGCAGTCCAGACACTGTTGACGACCAGGCATATCCAGACCACCACTTTCGGAGCTCTTGCATGCGAGTCTTGA
- the bamD gene encoding outer membrane protein assembly factor BamD, producing MKPTLWLSLAFLLVTACAPTPPKEKTAADYFQEAEVLFESRRYPEAIESYDKVREIFYSPEMNMLAELKIAEAHFLSKQYLEAAVAYEEFLKQHPSYPQMDQVLYQLGMSYYKQKLSIDRDQTAARNALATFNTLLEAYPDFPEASDIKALRLECLDDLVAHEIYVGEFYLKTDKYDAAIRRLQGVSELYPDHYYQRDRASFLLGKALLEADRIDEAREVWESLIRRFPQSSHAEKALKELKKI from the coding sequence ATGAAACCAACTCTCTGGCTGTCTCTGGCTTTTTTATTGGTCACCGCCTGCGCCCCTACCCCGCCCAAGGAAAAAACGGCTGCTGACTATTTTCAAGAAGCAGAAGTCCTGTTTGAAAGCCGGCGATATCCTGAAGCCATCGAATCCTATGACAAAGTAAGGGAGATCTTCTATTCGCCGGAGATGAATATGCTGGCCGAACTGAAGATCGCCGAGGCTCATTTCCTTTCCAAGCAGTATCTGGAAGCGGCGGTAGCCTACGAGGAGTTCCTCAAGCAACACCCCTCCTATCCCCAGATGGACCAGGTGCTTTATCAATTGGGCATGTCCTATTACAAACAGAAGCTGTCCATCGACAGGGATCAGACCGCGGCTCGAAACGCCCTGGCCACCTTCAATACCCTGTTGGAAGCCTATCCCGATTTTCCGGAAGCATCCGATATCAAGGCCTTACGCCTCGAATGCCTGGATGATCTCGTAGCCCATGAGATCTATGTAGGAGAATTCTACCTGAAGACGGACAAATACGATGCCGCCATCCGTCGCTTGCAGGGGGTTTCCGAGCTCTATCCCGACCATTACTACCAGCGAGACCGCGCCAGCTTTCTTCTGGGTAAAGCACTGCTCGAAGCTGACCGAATCGATGAGGCCAGGGAGGTCTGGGAATCCCTCATCCGACGATTTCCCCAGAGTTCTCACGCAGAAAAGGCCCTGAAAGAATTGAAAAAAATCTGA
- a CDS encoding glycosyltransferase, producing the protein MRVLILTPRQPQETGNGVTARRHQLTLSNSGSLVDILEVCLNEAAVIDKFALSFQPDLFHLLHAYRSGRPFLDSSQVNKCPFVVTLTGTDIHEDIYHAEKGKTVRNVLSRAAAIITQNRVTAATFPQDFPNLSDRLHYIHPGIILGKAPYELRKNHHIPEDSTLFLHPASIRPVKQNLELLHLFDALMKTRQDFVVAFCGPVLDPDYGAFFLQEIHKRPWARYIGTLPTANMPATIASADIILNHSLSEGMPNALIESVVIGRPILARNIPGNAAFVDHDQNGLLYQDAPSFLKYANALCSSRELRQRLGQARPTLYDAQEEARQLTVLYQQVLEKSRKPAR; encoded by the coding sequence ATGCGAGTCTTGATTCTCACCCCCCGCCAACCCCAAGAAACCGGTAATGGGGTTACCGCCCGGCGCCACCAGTTGACACTTTCCAACTCGGGAAGCCTGGTCGATATTCTCGAAGTATGCCTTAACGAAGCGGCCGTCATTGATAAATTCGCCCTATCATTCCAGCCTGATCTTTTTCATCTGCTGCATGCCTACCGCTCCGGCAGACCGTTTCTGGACAGCTCTCAAGTCAACAAGTGCCCCTTTGTTGTCACCCTGACCGGTACAGACATTCACGAGGACATCTACCATGCCGAAAAGGGAAAGACGGTCAGGAACGTCCTTTCCCGGGCGGCAGCCATCATTACTCAGAACCGGGTGACGGCAGCCACTTTTCCACAAGATTTCCCCAATTTATCTGACCGCCTCCACTATATTCACCCAGGCATCATCCTGGGGAAGGCGCCGTATGAGTTGCGAAAAAATCACCACATTCCTGAGGACTCCACCCTCTTTCTGCATCCCGCCAGTATCCGGCCGGTCAAACAAAACCTCGAACTACTGCATCTCTTCGACGCCCTGATGAAGACTCGCCAGGATTTTGTGGTGGCATTCTGCGGGCCGGTACTGGATCCCGATTACGGGGCCTTTTTTTTACAGGAGATCCATAAACGACCCTGGGCGCGCTACATCGGCACACTCCCCACGGCCAATATGCCTGCGACCATCGCCTCGGCTGACATCATCCTCAACCACTCACTCAGCGAGGGCATGCCGAACGCTTTGATCGAATCAGTCGTTATCGGTCGGCCCATACTGGCCCGTAACATTCCAGGCAATGCCGCCTTTGTCGATCACGATCAAAACGGCCTGCTTTACCAGGATGCCCCGAGTTTTCTCAAATATGCCAATGCCCTCTGTTCCTCCAGAGAACTCCGGCAGCGCCTCGGCCAGGCCCGCCCGACTCTTTACGACGCCCAGGAAGAGGCCAGACAACTGACGGTCCTCTACCAGCAGGTGCTCGAAAAAAGCAGGAAGCCTGCACGGTAA
- a CDS encoding acetyl-CoA hydrolase/transferase C-terminal domain-containing protein, which translates to MSEFGTLESRVRRKSLLSKVCKAGDTIQHFKAGQNLLWSGFTPAGYPKEVPIALAEHVEKNNLQGKMKFNLFIGASVGAETEDRWATLDMIDRRWPYQTGKNIAAGINAGRIRMGDKHLGLFAQDAGYGFYTENGRYDIGIVEVSAITEDCGLALTTSCGIVAEALHLCDKIIIEVNTGQPSFEGIHDIFMQNKPPRRQPFLITEAHTRMGTPYVPCDPDRIVAIVESKRRDKGRAFAEMDDTSEAIAGHIMDFFSHEVKRGRLPENLLPLQSGVGSIANAVVGGLAKGPFGNLSVYTEVLQDTMLDFFDSGKLNYASACSLSLSESPGFPRFFDNWDKYFGKCVLRPLSISNAPEPIRRLGVIAMNTPVEFDIYAHANSTLVGGTRMINGLGGSGDFLRNGFLKIMHSPSTRPSKTDPNGITCVVPKAPHIDHTEHDLDVLVTERGLADLRGLAPKDRAKVIIEKCAHPEYQPILTDYFEMAKKETLAKGIGHEPQLFDRAFKMQLNLAENGTMKIKNWDIKVDLCE; encoded by the coding sequence ATGTCCGAATTTGGCACACTGGAAAGTCGCGTTCGACGCAAATCGCTGTTGAGCAAGGTCTGCAAGGCTGGAGACACCATTCAGCACTTCAAGGCCGGCCAAAACCTGCTGTGGTCCGGTTTCACTCCGGCCGGTTACCCGAAGGAAGTGCCTATTGCACTGGCCGAACACGTAGAGAAGAACAACCTGCAGGGCAAGATGAAGTTCAACCTCTTCATCGGTGCCTCTGTCGGCGCCGAGACGGAAGACCGCTGGGCGACTCTCGACATGATCGACCGCCGCTGGCCCTATCAGACCGGCAAGAACATTGCTGCAGGCATCAACGCCGGTCGCATCCGCATGGGCGACAAACACCTCGGCCTCTTTGCCCAGGACGCCGGCTACGGTTTCTACACCGAAAACGGCCGCTATGACATCGGCATCGTCGAAGTCTCCGCCATCACTGAAGACTGCGGCCTGGCCCTGACCACCTCCTGCGGTATCGTCGCCGAAGCTCTTCACCTCTGTGACAAGATCATCATCGAAGTCAACACTGGACAGCCCTCTTTTGAAGGCATCCATGACATTTTCATGCAGAACAAGCCGCCCCGCCGGCAACCGTTCCTCATCACCGAAGCCCACACCCGCATGGGCACTCCCTATGTTCCTTGCGATCCTGATAGGATCGTCGCCATTGTCGAGTCCAAGCGGCGCGACAAAGGCCGTGCCTTCGCTGAGATGGATGACACCTCCGAAGCCATTGCCGGGCACATCATGGATTTCTTCTCCCATGAAGTGAAAAGAGGGCGTCTGCCCGAGAACCTGCTGCCTCTGCAGTCTGGTGTCGGTTCCATCGCCAACGCCGTTGTCGGTGGTCTGGCCAAAGGTCCTTTCGGCAACCTGTCGGTCTACACGGAAGTTCTGCAGGACACCATGCTCGACTTCTTTGACTCCGGCAAGCTGAACTATGCCTCCGCCTGCTCCCTGTCTCTGTCGGAAAGCCCCGGCTTTCCCCGTTTCTTTGACAACTGGGACAAATACTTCGGCAAATGCGTTCTGCGGCCCCTGTCCATCTCCAACGCACCAGAGCCGATCCGCCGTCTTGGCGTCATCGCCATGAACACGCCGGTTGAGTTTGACATCTACGCTCACGCCAACTCGACCCTGGTCGGTGGTACCCGCATGATCAACGGTCTTGGCGGTTCCGGCGACTTCCTGCGCAACGGCTTCCTCAAGATTATGCACAGCCCGTCCACCCGTCCGAGCAAAACTGATCCCAACGGGATCACCTGCGTGGTGCCCAAGGCTCCCCACATTGACCACACCGAACACGACCTCGATGTTCTGGTCACCGAGCGGGGTCTGGCCGATCTGCGTGGCCTGGCGCCGAAGGATCGCGCCAAGGTTATCATTGAGAAGTGCGCTCACCCTGAGTACCAGCCGATTCTCACCGATTACTTCGAAATGGCCAAAAAAGAGACCCTGGCCAAAGGAATCGGCCACGAGCCTCAGCTCTTTGATCGCGCCTTCAAGATGCAGCTCAACCTGGCTGAGAATGGCACCATGAAGATCAAGAACTGGGACATCAAAGTGGATCTCTGCGAATAA
- a CDS encoding DUF190 domain-containing protein produces MARLDGEQMLMRIFIGESDRWKRRPLYEALVELLREEGFAGATVLKGIMGFGANSITHTDKILRLSADLPVVIEVVDSQEKIDRVLPQLDTMIKGGMITLERARVIRYCESLTEKD; encoded by the coding sequence ATGGCGCGACTCGATGGAGAGCAGATGCTCATGCGGATATTCATCGGCGAGAGTGACCGCTGGAAACGTCGTCCGCTTTACGAGGCCCTGGTGGAGTTATTGCGGGAGGAAGGGTTTGCCGGTGCCACCGTTCTCAAGGGCATCATGGGGTTTGGCGCCAACAGCATTACCCACACCGACAAAATTCTGCGTCTGTCTGCCGACCTGCCGGTGGTGATCGAAGTGGTGGACTCCCAAGAGAAAATCGACCGGGTTCTCCCCCAGCTGGACACCATGATCAAGGGAGGGATGATCACCCTCGAGCGGGCGCGTGTCATTCGTTATTGCGAGAGTCTGACTGAAAAGGATTGA
- the rpoH gene encoding RNA polymerase sigma factor RpoH, translating into MSVMNLPLLTDSFDHYMAQINTFEILDREQEVELACRYRREDDLDAAHKLICANLRFVVKIANEYRGYGLKMADLVQEGNIGLMMAVRKFEPERGLRLITYAVWWIRAYIHNYIIKSWSLVKIGTTQAQKKLFFKLNQTRATLHKLAGREKTREIARELDVRDADVEEMALRMSARDASLDLELVEGDDYTLMDRLADERATQEELLLQKEEQTQLSSQMRRALSALNEREKRIIEARILTETPKTLQDLADEYGISRERVRQLEKSALNKIKPLLTSAGE; encoded by the coding sequence ATGAGCGTCATGAATCTGCCCTTACTGACGGATTCCTTTGATCACTACATGGCACAAATCAATACTTTTGAAATTCTGGATCGCGAACAGGAAGTCGAGCTGGCCTGCCGCTACCGCCGTGAGGATGACCTGGACGCCGCGCATAAGCTTATTTGTGCCAATCTGCGTTTTGTTGTCAAAATAGCCAATGAGTACCGCGGCTATGGCCTCAAGATGGCGGACCTGGTGCAGGAAGGCAACATCGGTCTGATGATGGCTGTCAGGAAATTCGAGCCTGAACGGGGTCTTCGCCTCATCACCTATGCCGTCTGGTGGATTCGCGCCTACATCCACAACTACATTATCAAGAGCTGGTCCCTGGTTAAAATCGGCACCACACAGGCTCAGAAAAAACTTTTTTTCAAACTCAACCAGACCCGTGCGACCCTGCACAAACTGGCCGGGCGGGAGAAAACCCGGGAAATCGCCCGGGAGTTGGATGTTCGTGATGCCGACGTGGAAGAGATGGCCTTGCGAATGTCCGCTCGAGATGCCTCACTCGATCTGGAGCTGGTCGAGGGGGATGATTACACCCTCATGGACAGACTGGCGGACGAGCGGGCAACCCAGGAGGAACTTCTCCTGCAAAAAGAGGAGCAGACGCAACTCTCCAGCCAGATGCGGCGGGCACTCTCCGCTCTTAACGAACGGGAAAAACGGATAATCGAAGCACGCATTCTGACCGAAACTCCGAAAACCCTGCAGGACCTGGCAGACGAGTACGGCATCAGTCGTGAGAGGGTGCGGCAACTGGAAAAAAGCGCGCTTAACAAGATCAAGCCACTGCTGACATCGGCAGGAGAATAG
- a CDS encoding DUF362 domain-containing protein — MKTTVSLQAVNSYERQEVERGITTLLAPLGGIAAFVKPGQRVLIKPNMLSGKSPEKAVTTHPEVVRAVIGLVLQAGGSPLVGDSPGVGTPRQVARRCGILAVVEEMGAEFAPFTDSVPARIGNGTFQELQIARDVVEADVIINLPKLKTHQMMGMTGAVKNLFGAVIGMRKPGLHLQAGEDKALFAKMLLELAAHIRPALTLVDAITAMEGDGPGSGDPVHLGILMAGAEPLAVDRVAMDLLGLTEVQVWTQKVAAENHSAFCHLAEIDLFGPPLEDLRTKTFRPAKTTDVHFGVPRLLHRPLKKALSVLPCPDHHTCIRCGLCVTHCPPAAMAIRKEKLHIDYAKCIGCFCCQELCPYGAIDTRQGFLLRLLDSFSRR; from the coding sequence ATGAAAACAACCGTATCTCTGCAGGCCGTCAACAGCTATGAGCGCCAGGAGGTGGAACGGGGCATTACGACCCTTCTGGCCCCCCTGGGGGGAATTGCCGCCTTCGTCAAACCGGGGCAACGGGTACTCATCAAGCCCAACATGCTCTCAGGCAAGTCTCCGGAAAAAGCCGTGACAACTCACCCGGAAGTGGTGCGGGCCGTCATTGGTCTGGTTTTACAGGCCGGCGGCTCCCCCCTTGTCGGTGATTCCCCCGGCGTTGGAACTCCCCGGCAGGTGGCCAGACGGTGTGGCATTCTGGCCGTGGTGGAAGAGATGGGGGCAGAGTTTGCTCCGTTTACCGACTCCGTGCCCGCTCGCATCGGCAACGGCACCTTTCAGGAGTTGCAGATCGCTCGTGATGTGGTGGAGGCGGATGTCATCATCAATCTGCCCAAGCTCAAAACACACCAGATGATGGGGATGACCGGCGCCGTCAAAAACCTGTTCGGTGCCGTCATCGGCATGCGCAAACCGGGGCTGCACCTGCAGGCTGGCGAGGATAAAGCCCTCTTCGCCAAGATGCTGCTGGAACTGGCGGCGCACATCCGCCCTGCCCTGACCCTGGTGGATGCCATTACCGCCATGGAAGGCGACGGTCCGGGGAGCGGCGATCCCGTTCACCTCGGAATTCTGATGGCGGGAGCGGAACCGCTGGCTGTCGATCGGGTGGCCATGGATCTTCTCGGCCTTACGGAGGTTCAGGTATGGACGCAAAAAGTGGCGGCGGAAAATCATAGCGCCTTTTGCCACCTTGCCGAAATCGACCTATTCGGCCCCCCTCTCGAAGATCTGCGCACGAAGACATTTCGCCCCGCCAAGACGACAGACGTTCATTTCGGGGTCCCGCGCCTCTTGCACCGCCCCCTCAAAAAGGCTCTTTCGGTCCTGCCCTGCCCAGATCACCACACATGTATACGCTGCGGACTTTGCGTGACGCACTGCCCTCCCGCCGCCATGGCCATAAGGAAAGAGAAACTTCACATTGACTACGCAAAGTGCATAGGCTGTTTCTGTTGTCAGGAGCTCTGCCCCTACGGGGCCATCGATACACGCCAAGGCTTTCTTTTGCGCCTGCTCGACTCCTTTTCACGGCGCTAG